A genomic stretch from Caulobacter sp. FWC2 includes:
- a CDS encoding cell wall biosynthesis glycosyltransferase, which translates to MISVVLVASEDLQGLAAQMAMLVPAAVDGLVKEVVLVSGGEPGVEALAEDSGARLVTTPGDRLAAGAAVARGDWILTLRATPVLREGWREPVEKHLAGGAGGAAVLAAPGGLFSKLSPRLHGVLVRRLDWPMGGGDEKALAKALRAKRLDY; encoded by the coding sequence ATGATCTCCGTTGTCCTCGTCGCCTCCGAAGACCTTCAGGGCCTGGCCGCCCAAATGGCCATGCTGGTGCCCGCCGCCGTGGATGGGCTGGTCAAGGAGGTGGTGCTGGTCTCGGGCGGCGAGCCGGGCGTCGAGGCCTTGGCCGAGGATAGCGGCGCACGGCTGGTGACGACCCCCGGCGATCGCCTGGCGGCCGGCGCGGCGGTGGCGCGAGGGGACTGGATCCTGACCCTGCGCGCGACGCCGGTCCTGCGCGAAGGCTGGCGTGAGCCGGTCGAGAAGCACTTGGCCGGCGGGGCGGGCGGCGCGGCGGTTCTGGCGGCTCCGGGCGGCTTGTTCAGCAAGCTCTCGCCGCGCCTGCATGGCGTGCTCGTGCGGCGGCTCGACTGGCCTATGGGCGGCGGTGACGAAAAGGCCCTGGCCAAGGCGCTACGAGCCAAGCGGCTGGACTACTGA
- a CDS encoding uracil-DNA glycosylase, giving the protein MSLAVDQRAVESLLAFWADAGVDTSYADAPIDRLAEGAAMLRARSQPPPPPPPVARPGLTLARGPDVGTAVAAAKAAAAACDDLESLAAAIAAFDGCPLKMQGAKQAVFSRGVGDAPLMIIGEGPGADEDAQGQPFVGRAGKLLDRMLQAAGLEGRVFITNTVFWRPPGNRTPTPQEQATCAPFVERAIALVKPKMLLLAGGASAKAMLKREEGILSMRGRWFEWLSEDKSIELPAMPTLHPAFLLRTPAQKKKAWQDLLTLTERLDRPDRPH; this is encoded by the coding sequence ATGAGCCTCGCCGTCGATCAACGCGCCGTCGAAAGCCTGCTAGCCTTCTGGGCCGATGCGGGTGTCGACACGTCCTACGCGGACGCGCCGATCGACCGCCTGGCCGAAGGCGCGGCGATGCTGCGGGCTCGCAGCCAGCCGCCGCCTCCCCCGCCGCCCGTCGCTCGTCCGGGCCTGACCCTGGCGCGCGGCCCTGATGTCGGCACCGCCGTCGCCGCCGCCAAGGCCGCCGCGGCCGCCTGTGACGACCTGGAAAGCCTGGCCGCCGCCATAGCCGCGTTCGACGGCTGCCCGTTGAAGATGCAGGGGGCGAAGCAGGCCGTGTTCTCGCGCGGCGTCGGCGACGCACCGCTGATGATCATCGGCGAAGGCCCCGGCGCCGACGAGGACGCCCAAGGCCAGCCGTTCGTCGGTCGGGCCGGCAAGCTGCTGGACCGCATGCTGCAGGCCGCCGGCCTGGAAGGCCGCGTCTTCATCACCAACACCGTCTTCTGGCGCCCGCCCGGCAACCGCACGCCGACGCCCCAGGAGCAGGCGACGTGCGCTCCGTTCGTCGAACGCGCCATCGCCCTGGTGAAGCCGAAGATGCTGCTGTTGGCCGGCGGAGCCTCGGCCAAGGCCATGCTGAAGCGCGAGGAAGGCATCCTGTCCATGCGCGGCCGCTGGTTCGAATGGCTGTCCGAGGACAAGTCCATCGAGCTGCCGGCCATGCCGACCCTGCACCCGGCCTTCCTGCTGCGCACGCCCGCCCAGAAGAAGAAGGCCTGGCAGGATCTTCTGACTCTGACCGAGCGACTTGATCGTCCGGACCGCCCGCACTAG
- a CDS encoding electron transfer flavoprotein-ubiquinone oxidoreductase, whose product MSEDLERESMEYDVVIVGGGPAGLSAAIRLKQLAAKAGTEISVALLEKGSEVGAHILSGAVIDPKGLAELFPNWKEEGAPLETPVTKDRFKLLGPQGELTLPMFAMPPFMHNHGCYIASLGNLTRWLAGKAEELGVEIYPGFAASDLVWNEDGSVKGVVVGVVGIAKDGHHKPDFQPGMELHGKYVFIAEGVRGSLAKQLIEKFDLSAGKSPQKYGLGIKELWQVPPEKHQPGLAEHTTGWPLDNQTGGGSFMYHFGDNYVAIGYVVHLNYKNPWISPFDEFQRFKQHPGVRPYLEGGKRIAYGARAITEGGYQSVPKLTFPGGVLIGCSAGFVNVPRIKGSHNAVKTGMMAAEAAYEAVQAGRASDELTGYQTAYDKSWVAKELKVVRNAKPMLGKFGTALGGAVSMFDMWCTHLLGGFSFFGTMKHEKTDAASTGLAKDYKPIVYPKPDGVISFDKLSSVFLSATNHEEDQPAHLKLKDPSIPISVNLPKYGEPARLYCPAGVYEVLYNEQGSDPRFQINAQNCVHCKTCDIKDPSQNIVWTTPEGGGGPNYPNM is encoded by the coding sequence ATGAGCGAAGACCTCGAACGCGAGTCGATGGAATACGACGTCGTCATCGTCGGCGGTGGTCCCGCGGGCCTTTCCGCGGCCATCCGCCTGAAGCAACTGGCCGCCAAGGCCGGGACTGAGATTTCCGTGGCCTTGCTGGAAAAGGGCTCGGAAGTCGGCGCCCACATCCTGTCGGGCGCGGTGATCGATCCCAAGGGCCTGGCCGAACTCTTCCCCAACTGGAAAGAAGAAGGCGCGCCGCTGGAGACTCCGGTCACCAAGGACCGCTTCAAGCTGCTGGGTCCGCAGGGCGAGCTTACCCTGCCGATGTTCGCCATGCCGCCGTTCATGCACAACCACGGCTGCTACATCGCCTCGCTGGGCAACCTGACCCGCTGGCTAGCCGGCAAGGCCGAGGAGCTGGGCGTCGAGATTTATCCGGGCTTCGCCGCCTCGGATCTGGTCTGGAATGAAGACGGCTCGGTGAAGGGCGTCGTCGTCGGCGTCGTCGGCATCGCCAAGGACGGCCACCACAAGCCGGACTTCCAGCCGGGCATGGAGCTGCACGGCAAGTACGTCTTCATCGCCGAGGGCGTGCGCGGCTCGCTGGCCAAGCAGCTGATCGAGAAGTTCGATCTGTCGGCCGGCAAGTCGCCGCAGAAGTACGGCCTCGGCATCAAGGAGCTGTGGCAGGTCCCGCCCGAGAAGCACCAGCCCGGCCTGGCCGAGCACACCACCGGCTGGCCGCTGGACAACCAGACCGGCGGCGGCAGCTTCATGTACCACTTCGGGGACAACTACGTGGCCATCGGCTACGTCGTGCACCTGAACTACAAGAACCCGTGGATCTCGCCGTTCGACGAGTTCCAGCGCTTCAAGCAGCATCCGGGTGTGCGTCCGTACCTGGAAGGCGGCAAGCGCATCGCCTACGGCGCGCGGGCCATCACCGAGGGCGGCTATCAGTCGGTGCCGAAGCTGACCTTCCCGGGCGGCGTGCTGATCGGCTGCTCGGCCGGCTTCGTCAACGTGCCGCGCATCAAGGGCAGCCACAACGCCGTCAAGACCGGCATGATGGCCGCCGAGGCCGCCTATGAGGCGGTCCAGGCCGGCCGCGCCAGCGACGAACTGACCGGCTACCAGACCGCCTACGACAAGTCGTGGGTCGCCAAGGAGCTGAAGGTCGTCCGCAACGCCAAGCCGATGCTGGGCAAGTTCGGCACCGCCCTTGGCGGCGCGGTCAGCATGTTCGACATGTGGTGCACCCACCTGCTGGGCGGCTTCTCGTTCTTCGGCACCATGAAGCACGAGAAGACCGACGCGGCCTCGACCGGTTTGGCCAAGGACTACAAGCCGATCGTCTATCCCAAGCCGGATGGCGTGATCAGCTTCGACAAGCTGAGCTCGGTGTTCCTGTCGGCGACCAACCACGAGGAAGACCAGCCGGCGCACCTGAAGCTGAAGGACCCGTCGATCCCGATCTCGGTCAACCTGCCCAAGTACGGCGAGCCGGCGCGCCTCTACTGTCCGGCCGGCGTCTACGAGGTGCTCTATAACGAGCAAGGGTCCGATCCGCGCTTCCAGATCAACGCCCAGAACTGCGTCCACTGCAAAACTTGCGACATCAAGGATCCGTCGCAGAACATCGTCTGGACCACGCCGGAAGGCGGCGGCGGACCGAACTACCCCAACATGTAA
- a CDS encoding lytic transglycosylase domain-containing protein, whose product MGGAALAGALDPLSPEDVRAYRAAFAATDRGDFDAAAAAFANAHDRSLAGRLAFAKVMHPTRFSASYDDLTRWLRTYADEAGADRVYALALKRKPTRKRVAAAPVPELFIGDETAPPPADKGRAAREAYYSGDVQKALSLAVAGGETWIAGLSAYRLGDYRTAQSYFEQVAHDEHEDEWLRAAGAFWAARVASQAGHGRDAQALLSEAARSPHTFYGMIAVRQLAMAGVTIAEDNYDPIASLLTRASYVGPDTASLEQLVKNDPRARRATALAQVGRWREAGMELRAGLSLADTQELRDDWTALALALNANAPLNAGRPVRRVGGEDYPLPPLDPVGGFTIDKAMVYALVRQESRFDPMAVSAAGAMGLMQVRPSSAADVVGDDKLLADNSPLFDPAYNLRAGQDYFTWLMDRGVKSPDLLRTVAAYNGGPATLNRTAAQLGADCDTLLLIESLPFKETRNYVEKVMASYWTYRRLMGAENKTLDAVASGARTVDFRLDPQVAAPTSIDQLMTQLAQVQP is encoded by the coding sequence ATGGGGGGCGCAGCGCTCGCGGGCGCTCTTGACCCCTTGTCTCCGGAAGACGTTCGCGCCTATCGCGCCGCCTTCGCCGCTACCGACCGGGGCGATTTCGACGCCGCCGCCGCGGCCTTCGCCAACGCCCATGATCGCAGCCTGGCCGGCCGCTTGGCCTTCGCCAAGGTCATGCACCCTACTCGCTTTTCGGCCAGCTACGACGACCTGACCCGCTGGCTGCGCACCTATGCCGACGAGGCGGGCGCCGACCGCGTCTACGCCCTGGCCCTCAAGCGCAAGCCGACCCGCAAGCGCGTCGCCGCCGCGCCCGTGCCCGAACTGTTCATCGGCGACGAAACGGCGCCGCCGCCCGCCGACAAGGGCCGCGCCGCTCGCGAAGCCTATTATTCCGGCGATGTCCAGAAGGCCCTGAGCCTGGCCGTGGCCGGCGGCGAGACCTGGATCGCGGGCCTGTCGGCCTATCGCCTGGGCGACTACCGCACCGCCCAGAGCTATTTCGAGCAGGTCGCCCACGACGAACACGAGGACGAGTGGCTGCGGGCCGCCGGCGCCTTCTGGGCGGCCCGCGTGGCCAGCCAGGCCGGCCACGGCCGCGACGCCCAGGCCTTGCTGAGCGAAGCCGCCCGCTCGCCGCACACCTTCTACGGCATGATCGCCGTCCGGCAGCTGGCCATGGCGGGCGTCACGATCGCCGAAGACAACTACGACCCGATCGCCAGCCTGCTGACCCGCGCCAGCTATGTCGGTCCCGACACCGCCTCGCTGGAACAGCTGGTGAAAAACGATCCGCGCGCCCGTCGCGCCACCGCCCTGGCCCAGGTCGGCCGCTGGCGCGAGGCGGGCATGGAGCTGCGCGCCGGCCTCTCTCTGGCCGACACCCAGGAACTTCGCGACGATTGGACCGCCCTGGCCCTGGCCTTGAACGCCAACGCCCCGCTGAACGCCGGCCGACCGGTGCGCCGGGTGGGCGGCGAGGACTATCCCCTGCCCCCGCTGGATCCGGTCGGCGGCTTCACCATCGACAAGGCCATGGTCTACGCCCTGGTGCGGCAGGAAAGCCGGTTCGACCCGATGGCCGTCTCGGCCGCCGGCGCCATGGGGCTGATGCAGGTGCGCCCGTCCTCGGCCGCCGACGTGGTGGGCGACGACAAGCTGCTGGCCGACAACAGCCCGCTGTTCGATCCCGCCTACAATCTGCGCGCCGGCCAGGACTATTTCACCTGGCTGATGGATCGCGGCGTCAAGAGCCCCGACCTGCTGCGCACTGTCGCCGCCTACAACGGCGGGCCGGCCACCCTGAACCGCACGGCGGCCCAGCTGGGCGCGGACTGCGACACCCTGCTGCTGATCGAGAGCCTGCCGTTCAAGGAGACCCGCAACTACGTCGAGAAGGTGATGGCCAGCTACTGGACCTATCGCCGGTTGATGGGGGCGGAGAACAAGACCCTGGACGCCGTGGCCAGCGGCGCGCGGACGGTGGACTTCCGCCTGGACCCGCAGGTCGCCGCCCCGACGTCGATCGACCAGTTGATGACGCAGTTGGCGCAGGTTCAGCCCTAG
- a CDS encoding class I SAM-dependent methyltransferase, producing the protein MDERRSRAAFAVDAVGQRARAAVKAAWWTATGSLARSMTRPTQGEQARSFEPTAAPPTKGSLRRAYLEAFEKDARDVAAGLYPAIEDGPVRPSAAVREAADFIADAFEVDQRRRRGDGVEVRGESNSQAYPNYYRQNFHYQSGGWFTPESARRYDAQVEALFSGTAGAMRRRGLSLLAKHWRGRDHRDAKILDTACGSGAFLKDLKATFPRAAIAGLDLSEAYLAQARKRTGAGGIKANAEALPIADSSLDAVSCVYLFHELPPRVRPVVAASLARVLKPGGVLVFVDSVQPSDTPDLARLLEAFPVYFHEPYYGSYAQTDLVALFTQAGLKLIGEDRAFLTKALLLEKPLS; encoded by the coding sequence ATGGACGAGCGACGCAGCAGAGCCGCCTTCGCGGTCGACGCGGTAGGTCAGCGCGCCAGGGCGGCGGTCAAGGCAGCCTGGTGGACGGCGACGGGCTCGCTGGCCCGCTCCATGACCCGACCGACCCAGGGCGAGCAGGCGAGAAGCTTCGAGCCAACGGCCGCGCCGCCGACCAAGGGGAGTTTGCGCCGCGCCTATCTGGAGGCGTTCGAAAAGGACGCCCGCGATGTCGCCGCCGGCCTCTACCCCGCCATCGAGGACGGTCCGGTCCGCCCCTCCGCCGCCGTGCGCGAGGCCGCCGACTTCATCGCCGACGCTTTCGAGGTCGACCAGCGCCGCCGGCGCGGCGACGGCGTCGAGGTGCGGGGCGAGAGCAATAGCCAAGCCTATCCAAACTATTATCGCCAGAACTTCCACTATCAGTCCGGCGGCTGGTTCACGCCGGAAAGCGCACGCCGCTACGACGCCCAGGTCGAGGCGCTGTTCTCCGGCACGGCCGGAGCCATGCGGCGACGCGGCCTGTCGCTGTTGGCCAAACACTGGCGAGGCCGCGATCACCGCGACGCCAAAATTCTCGATACGGCCTGCGGTTCCGGCGCGTTCTTGAAGGACCTGAAGGCGACGTTCCCGCGCGCGGCCATCGCGGGACTGGACCTGTCGGAGGCCTATCTGGCGCAGGCGCGCAAACGGACGGGCGCGGGCGGGATCAAGGCCAATGCCGAAGCGCTTCCGATCGCGGATTCTTCTTTGGACGCGGTCAGTTGTGTCTATCTCTTCCACGAGCTGCCGCCGCGCGTGCGGCCCGTCGTGGCGGCCAGCCTGGCGCGGGTGCTCAAACCCGGCGGCGTGCTGGTCTTCGTCGACTCCGTGCAGCCCTCCGACACGCCGGACCTGGCGCGCCTGCTGGAGGCCTTCCCGGTCTATTTCCATGAGCCGTACTACGGCAGCTACGCGCAGACCGATCTGGTCGCCTTGTTCACGCAAGCCGGCCTGAAGCTGATCGGCGAGGACCGCGCCTTCCTGACCAAGGCCTTGCTGCTGGAGAAACCCCTCAGCTAA
- a CDS encoding SRPBCC family protein, with protein sequence MLVLKIVLGVIAIAVIALLGLAATRPDRFMVKRAATIKARPEALSALVEDFHQWRLWSPWEKIDPDMTRAYGGPDKGVGATYAWVGSAKVGTGDMEITQVTPGREVAFDLHFVKPFKADNVGRFTFEPAGDSTLVTWSMEGASPFMAKVMGLVFDMDKVVGKDFEAGLANMKAEAEKPA encoded by the coding sequence ATGCTGGTTCTGAAGATCGTTCTGGGGGTGATCGCGATCGCCGTCATCGCGCTGCTGGGTCTGGCCGCCACGCGGCCGGACAGGTTCATGGTCAAGCGCGCCGCGACCATCAAGGCGCGGCCCGAGGCGCTGTCGGCTCTGGTCGAGGACTTCCACCAATGGCGGCTGTGGTCGCCCTGGGAGAAGATCGATCCCGACATGACCCGCGCCTATGGCGGCCCGGACAAGGGAGTCGGCGCGACCTATGCCTGGGTCGGCAGCGCCAAGGTCGGCACTGGCGACATGGAGATCACGCAAGTCACGCCGGGCCGCGAGGTCGCGTTCGACCTGCATTTCGTCAAGCCGTTCAAGGCCGACAATGTGGGGCGCTTCACCTTCGAGCCGGCTGGCGACTCCACCCTGGTCACTTGGTCCATGGAGGGCGCGAGCCCGTTCATGGCCAAGGTCATGGGCCTGGTCTTCGACATGGACAAGGTGGTCGGCAAGGATTTCGAAGCGGGCCTGGCCAACATGAAGGCCGAGGCTGAAAAGCCAGCCTGA
- a CDS encoding RNA polymerase sigma factor: MTDLGWIEGAISAARPQAVAALLRYFRDMDAAEEAFQDACLRALKAWPKNGPPRDPTAWLIMVGRNAAIDAVRKTSRHVALPPEELLSDLEDAEAQAAERLDGSHYRDDVLRLLFICCHPDLPATQQIALALRIVSGLSVREIARAFVVSEAAMEQRITRAKARIGAGEATFEAPGPVERAERFATVAAMLYLVFNEGYSASGQAVEAKGGLCDEAIRLARLLLRLFPAEPEMMGLTALLLLQHARADARFAADGAAILLEDQDRSLWNRKMIGEGLALIDKAMLKRDPGPYQVQAAIAALHARAATAGDTDWLGIDALYATLEIMQPSPVITLNRAVATAKVRGPVAALAMIEPLGARLNAYFHYHGARGAFLLQAGRKAEAREAFDRAISLANTAAEAANIRQYLDRVAAEAG, from the coding sequence GTGACCGACCTCGGGTGGATCGAAGGGGCGATCAGCGCCGCGCGGCCCCAGGCCGTGGCGGCGCTGCTGCGCTACTTCCGGGACATGGATGCGGCCGAGGAGGCGTTCCAGGACGCCTGCCTGCGCGCCCTGAAGGCCTGGCCCAAGAACGGTCCGCCCCGCGACCCGACCGCCTGGCTGATCATGGTCGGCCGCAACGCCGCCATCGACGCCGTCCGCAAGACCAGCCGCCACGTGGCCCTGCCGCCCGAGGAACTGCTCTCCGACCTTGAGGACGCGGAGGCGCAGGCCGCCGAGCGGCTGGACGGCTCGCACTATCGCGACGACGTGCTGCGGTTGCTGTTCATCTGCTGCCATCCGGACCTGCCGGCCACCCAGCAGATCGCCCTGGCCCTGCGTATCGTCTCGGGTCTGTCGGTGCGCGAGATCGCCCGCGCCTTCGTGGTCAGCGAGGCGGCCATGGAGCAGAGGATCACCCGCGCCAAGGCCCGCATCGGGGCCGGCGAGGCGACCTTTGAAGCGCCGGGGCCGGTCGAGCGCGCCGAGCGCTTCGCGACCGTGGCGGCGATGCTCTACCTCGTCTTCAACGAAGGCTATTCGGCCAGCGGCCAGGCGGTCGAGGCCAAGGGCGGACTGTGCGACGAGGCCATCCGCCTGGCGCGCCTGCTGCTGCGCCTGTTCCCGGCCGAGCCGGAGATGATGGGCCTGACCGCGCTGCTCCTGCTGCAGCACGCCCGCGCCGACGCGCGTTTCGCCGCCGACGGCGCGGCGATCCTGCTGGAGGATCAGGATCGAAGCCTCTGGAATCGCAAGATGATCGGCGAGGGGCTCGCCCTGATCGACAAGGCGATGCTGAAGCGCGATCCGGGGCCGTACCAGGTCCAGGCCGCCATCGCCGCCCTGCATGCCCGCGCCGCCACGGCCGGTGATACCGACTGGCTCGGCATCGATGCGCTCTACGCTACGTTGGAGATCATGCAGCCCTCGCCGGTGATCACGCTGAACCGCGCGGTGGCGACGGCGAAGGTGCGCGGCCCGGTGGCGGCGCTGGCGATGATCGAACCGTTGGGCGCGCGGCTGAACGCCTATTTTCACTATCACGGCGCGCGCGGCGCCTTCCTGCTGCAGGCCGGGCGCAAGGCCGAGGCGCGGGAAGCTTTCGATCGCGCGATTTCGCTGGCCAACACCGCGGCCGAGGCCGCCAATATCCGCCAATATCTCGACCGCGTCGCGGCCGAGGCGGGGTAG
- a CDS encoding YciI family protein yields the protein MLYAILCYNQEDVICGWSKAHEDGVMEKLGVVQEKLAREGRLGPVARLMPTTAATTLRKDREPPLVLDGPFAETKEQLLGFYVVDCDSLDGALDIAKDLGKANPGGSYEIRPIALFNPAPNPTFAGQESGGQESAET from the coding sequence ATGCTCTACGCCATACTCTGCTACAACCAGGAAGACGTGATCTGCGGCTGGTCCAAGGCGCATGAGGACGGCGTCATGGAGAAACTGGGCGTCGTCCAGGAGAAGCTGGCGCGCGAGGGCCGGCTGGGCCCCGTCGCCCGCCTGATGCCGACCACGGCCGCCACCACCCTGCGCAAGGATCGTGAGCCGCCTCTGGTGCTGGACGGACCGTTCGCCGAGACCAAGGAGCAGCTCCTGGGCTTCTACGTGGTGGACTGCGACAGTCTGGACGGCGCGCTCGACATCGCCAAGGACCTGGGCAAGGCCAATCCCGGCGGCTCCTACGAGATCCGTCCGATCGCGCTGTTCAACCCGGCCCCGAATCCGACGTTCGCCGGCCAGGAGTCTGGCGGCCAGGAGTCCGCCGAAACGTGA
- a CDS encoding PA0069 family radical SAM protein — MAEAAKRVPAPRGRGAKSNQTGRFEARTRETFDDGWGEDEEPKQLKTELQPMKSRTIIARNQSPDIGFDRSINPYRGCSHGCIYCYARPAHAYLGLSPGLDFESKIFFKPHAGELLEKELAKASYKPATIHIGGDTDPYQPDEKQLRVTRQIIEVLDRVSHPFTIITKSALILRDLDVLSRMAERKLARVAISITTLDRHLARSMEPRAATPGKRIEAVRRLTDAGVPVTVMFAPAIPGLNDHECEAVLEAAAKAGARGAGYVALRLPREIAQLFQEWLETDHPDRAKKVMSLVRQIRKGETYSASWGERMVGDGPVAEVLRQRFHLAVKKFGLDQPWAPLDATQFTPPRKPSVQMDLFG, encoded by the coding sequence ATGGCCGAGGCAGCGAAACGAGTCCCCGCTCCGCGCGGACGGGGCGCGAAGTCAAATCAAACCGGACGGTTCGAAGCTCGGACGCGCGAGACGTTCGATGATGGCTGGGGTGAGGACGAAGAGCCCAAGCAGCTGAAGACCGAGCTGCAGCCGATGAAGTCGCGGACGATCATCGCCCGCAACCAGAGCCCGGACATCGGCTTCGACCGCTCGATCAACCCTTATCGCGGCTGCAGCCACGGCTGCATCTACTGCTACGCCCGGCCTGCCCACGCCTATCTGGGCCTGTCGCCCGGGCTGGATTTCGAGAGCAAGATCTTCTTCAAGCCACATGCTGGCGAGCTGCTGGAGAAGGAACTGGCCAAGGCGTCGTACAAGCCGGCGACGATCCACATCGGCGGCGACACCGATCCCTACCAGCCCGACGAGAAGCAACTTCGGGTGACGCGACAGATCATCGAGGTGCTGGACCGCGTCAGCCACCCGTTCACGATCATCACCAAGTCGGCCCTGATCCTGCGCGACCTGGACGTGCTGAGCCGGATGGCCGAGCGCAAGCTGGCCCGGGTGGCGATCTCGATCACGACTCTGGACCGCCATCTGGCCCGCAGCATGGAGCCGCGTGCGGCCACGCCGGGCAAGCGGATCGAGGCGGTGCGGCGGCTGACCGACGCCGGCGTGCCGGTGACCGTGATGTTCGCGCCGGCCATTCCGGGCTTGAACGACCATGAGTGCGAGGCGGTGCTGGAGGCGGCGGCCAAGGCCGGCGCGCGCGGCGCGGGCTATGTCGCCCTGCGCCTGCCGCGCGAGATCGCTCAGCTGTTCCAGGAGTGGCTGGAGACCGACCATCCGGATCGGGCCAAGAAGGTGATGTCGCTGGTTCGCCAGATCCGCAAGGGCGAGACCTATAGCGCCAGTTGGGGCGAGCGGATGGTCGGCGACGGCCCGGTGGCCGAGGTGCTGCGTCAGCGCTTCCACCTGGCGGTCAAGAAGTTCGGGCTGGACCAGCCATGGGCGCCGCTGGACGCGACCCAGTTCACGCCGCCCAGGAAGCCGAGCGTGCAGATGGATTTGTTCGGGTAG
- a CDS encoding acyltransferase has product MQAYESGRRYEALDGLRGVAAVGVMLYHIGGWTGRPWLVGHGYLAVDFFFCLSGFVLAHAYGRRQIGWWGFLRQRLTRLWPLIALTMLAGATVIIQHRERVPEWLILGLLMVPRLWAEEPGFAPIFPLNPPAWSLFFELAVGALWFPIRRLGVLGHVAMIVLLIPVMAYIAQGMGGVLTGWDRATFFISFLRTVFSFLLGWGCYRIQPFTGFRAPAWLLALILAAILCFPWTPLNWVYDYVCMSLVFPLIVLAGRRDPGGFQGKLARVSGAISYPLYALHWLGWELMLRLFRALGGHGYPLAFAAVAIPVILAFAWAVLKLYDEPVRRRLRRL; this is encoded by the coding sequence TTGCAGGCTTACGAGTCGGGACGACGGTACGAGGCGCTGGACGGCCTGCGCGGCGTCGCTGCCGTGGGCGTCATGCTCTACCACATCGGCGGCTGGACCGGCCGGCCCTGGCTGGTCGGTCACGGCTATCTGGCCGTCGACTTCTTCTTCTGCCTGTCCGGCTTCGTCCTGGCCCACGCCTATGGCCGGCGCCAGATCGGTTGGTGGGGTTTCCTGCGTCAGCGGCTGACGCGGCTGTGGCCGCTGATCGCCCTGACCATGCTGGCCGGCGCGACGGTGATCATCCAGCATCGCGAGCGCGTGCCGGAGTGGCTGATCCTGGGCCTCCTGATGGTTCCTCGCTTGTGGGCCGAGGAGCCGGGCTTCGCGCCGATTTTCCCTTTGAATCCGCCGGCCTGGTCGCTGTTCTTCGAGCTGGCGGTCGGAGCGCTGTGGTTCCCGATCCGGCGGCTGGGCGTCCTGGGGCACGTGGCGATGATTGTGCTGCTGATCCCGGTGATGGCCTATATCGCCCAGGGGATGGGCGGGGTGCTGACGGGCTGGGACCGGGCGACGTTCTTCATCAGCTTTCTGCGGACGGTGTTTTCGTTCCTGCTGGGTTGGGGCTGCTATCGGATCCAGCCGTTCACCGGCTTCAGGGCCCCCGCCTGGCTGCTGGCCCTTATCCTGGCCGCCATCCTGTGTTTCCCGTGGACGCCGCTGAACTGGGTCTACGACTATGTCTGCATGAGCCTGGTCTTTCCGCTGATCGTGCTGGCCGGGCGGCGGGATCCGGGCGGCTTCCAGGGAAAGCTGGCCCGCGTCTCCGGCGCGATCTCCTACCCCCTCTACGCGCTGCACTGGCTGGGCTGGGAGCTGATGCTGAGGCTGTTCCGAGCCTTGGGCGGGCACGGCTATCCGCTGGCCTTCGCGGCCGTGGCGATCCCGGTGATCCTGGCCTTCGCCTGGGCGGTGCTGAAGCTCTATGACGAGCCCGTTCGCCGCCGGCTGCGGCGCCTCTAG